In one Coccinella septempunctata chromosome 6, icCocSept1.1, whole genome shotgun sequence genomic region, the following are encoded:
- the LOC123315510 gene encoding uncharacterized protein LOC123315510: MANKAEIIDDVKKAVRQLIGCKESYTKMEFSIIYTGTTGLDVNPSECHLIFRDQEEISFPVLLSFFVEKLAQMWDPEMKALELFQNLDKKGKYFIDTEDIVTAWREIDCKLPLDTLVDCFDTVAPDGTLDYFNFKNMYLRYLSEVIDSKK; encoded by the coding sequence ATGGCTAACAAAGCAGAAATAATCGACGATGTTAAAAAAGCTGTGAGGCAACTAATAGGTTGTAAAGAATCTTACACGAAGATGGAATTCAGCATCATTTACACTGGAACAACAGGTCTGGACGTTAATCCAAGTGAGTGTCATCTGATTTTCCGGGACCAGGAAGAGATCAGTTTCCCCGTTCTTCTGAGTTTTTTCGTTGAGAAGCTCGCGCAAATGTGGGACCCGGAAATGAAGGCCTTGGAACTGTTTCAAAATTTGGACAAGAAGGGAAAATATTTCATAGATACCGAAGATATTGTCACAGCTTGGAGGGAGATAGATTGCAAATTACCTCTGGATACTTTGGTCGATTGTTTCGACACTGTGGCTCCAGACGGTACTTtagattatttcaatttcaaaaatatgtatttgAGGTATTTGTCCGAGGTCATTGACAGCAAGAAATAA